Proteins encoded within one genomic window of Oryza brachyantha chromosome 7, ObraRS2, whole genome shotgun sequence:
- the LOC121055044 gene encoding formin-2-like, producing the protein MASSSSFLATAITVAVVLLVGNGSTGHAARRLAADTTEAPAPAAAVPAIPKPTVPTVPAVTLPPMPVVPGVPKATTLPPMPAMPTVPAATLPPMPAVVPGAGVPAVPKLSLPPMPSIPAVTLPPMPAVPGVPMPFLAPPPKA; encoded by the coding sequence ATGGCTTCCAGCTCGAGCTTCCTCGCGACGGCCATTACCGTGGCCGTTGTGCTCCTAGTGGGCAACGGCAGCACCGGCCACGCGGCGCgacgcctcgccgccgacacgaccgaggcgccggcgccggctgccGCAGTTCCGGCCATCCCGAAACCGACTGTCCCCACCGTGCCGGCGGTGACGTTGCCGCCGATGCCCGTGGTGCCCGGCGTGCCAAAGGCGACGACGCTGCCACCGATGCCCGCCATGCCGACTGTGCCGGCGGCGACACTGCCGCCGATGCCCGCGGTGgttcccggcgccggcgtgccggCGGTGCCAAAGttgtcgctgccgccgatgccGTCGATCCCGGCGGTGACGCTGCCACCGATGCCCGCCGTCCCCGGCGTGCCGATGCCGTTCCTCGCGCCACCTCCCAAGGCGTAA